One genomic region from Deltaproteobacteria bacterium encodes:
- a CDS encoding galactose-1-phosphate uridylyltransferase — protein sequence MPELRQDPATKQWVIMATERAKRPHDFKKSGPPEPLPAYKADCPFCPGNEKMTPPEIL from the coding sequence ATGCCCGAATTGCGACAGGATCCAGCCACGAAACAATGGGTGATTATGGCCACCGAGCGGGCCAAAAGGCCGCATGACTTCAAAAAATCCGGCCCACCCGAGCCCCTGCCCGCTTACAAAGCAGACTGCCCCTTCTGTCCCGGCAATGAAAAGATGACTCCTCCTGAAATCCTG